The proteins below are encoded in one region of Oncorhynchus gorbuscha isolate QuinsamMale2020 ecotype Even-year linkage group LG01, OgorEven_v1.0, whole genome shotgun sequence:
- the dkk3b gene encoding dickkopf-related protein 3b has translation MSGPTTRMMQVAALTFCLCLVNGISSPKTIPDISITGVSFEDHLNGGHATLNEMFREVEMLMEDTQHVLEEAVDQMVNESAKSLLNIQDLLPNYHNETSTYRDNRNHTVYMAERIDKEMDNRTGGTHFQTHIEINGQWNQVDHECMLDEDCGKNSYCLYEIVSSTCLPCKDVDMTCTKDEECCSDQMCVWGQCTKNATKGNAGSICQYQSDCKPKHCCAVLKELLFPVCQPRPDKGEACNSHPNLLMDMLSWDVEGPREYCLCAGGLHCQPHGRGSLCVN, from the exons ATGTCTGGTCCCACCACGAGGATGATGCAGGTTGCAGCGCTTACTTtttgtttgtgtttagtgaatGGAATCTCGAGCCCAAAGACCATCCCGGACATCTCGATAACTGGTGTTAGTTTCGAGGACCATTTGAATGGAGGTCATGCGACTCTAAACGAAATGTTCCGAGAGGTGGAGATGTTGATGGAGGACACGCAGCACGTACTGGAGGAGGCTGTGGATCAG ATGGTCAATGAGAGTGCCAAATCATTGCTTAATATACAGGATTTGCTTCCAAACTACCACAATGAGACCAGTACATATAGGGACAACAGGAACCACACTGTTTACATGGCGGAGAGGATTGACAAG GAAATGGACAACAGAACAGGGGGGACTCACTTCCAGACCCATATTGAGATCAATGGCCAATGGAACCAAGTTGATCAT GAATGCATGCTTGATGAAGATTGTGGTAAGAACAGTTACTGCCTATATGAGATAGTAAGCTCCACGTGCCTCCCCTGCAAAGATGTTGATATG aCCTGCACAAAGGATGAAGAGTGTTGTTCAGAccagatgtgtgtgtggggacagtGCACTAAGAATGCCACCAAGGGCAATGCAGGCAGCATCTGTCAGTACCAGAGTGACTGTAAGCCAAAACACTGCTGTGCCGTTCTCAAAG AGCTGCTCTTCCCAGTGTGCCAGCCCAGGCCGGATAAGGGTGAAGCGTGCAACAGCCACCCTAACTTGCTGATGGACATGCTGTCCTGGGACGTGGAGGGACCGAGGGAATACTGCCTCTGTGCTGGTGGACTCCACTGCCAACCCCATGG acGTGGATCCCTGTGTGTGAACTAG